AACCTTAACACCAGGAGCAGTCGGACAGCCTGCAAGGGGACAATGATCATCCGCATCCAAACCCCACCATTGCGGTCCGTTAATATCCTTAATTTGTAGGAAAAAATAGCAAAGGATAGCCATGAATGCAACTCCTGCATCAAGCCCTGCTGATAGGATATAGTTATGCCTTGCCCACCATCCCTTAAACTTCCTATACACCACAAAGTTGAAGAAAATTCCTACTGCAAACCACATATTGTAGTTAACAGCTCTAGTAGGCGGCATCCCCCCTGGACCCGATATAAGAATTGGCATGTTTATGAGCCTAATCCATTTTCTCTCAGGAAACCGACGAGAAAGAAACCAAACTGGTAACGGAGCAAGAATTCCCATAAGAAAAAAGTAGTTCATTTTGGAGTATAGCCCCAGATTTCCAAACATTCTTTGAGGCCCCACCACTCCCCATATGATTGAAGCGTTGTAGAAAACATCGTCACCAGGGCACGTCCATGGACTTCCTTCAGGCAACTTACTCGGGTCACAGATGTATTTCACTGTTGTCAGAAGCCACCAGGATGTTGCAAAGTAGACTGATGATGCGACGATCGTCCCAACCAACTACATGAAGCACCAAAATGATTCAAGTAAGTCGTATATATTGTAATATTGATAAGCGTTTTTATTGGAGAGAATGAAAGATTTACCTGCACAATGAACATGGACTTTGGTGGGATTTTCATATAATGGCCTAGCTTAAAATCTTGTAGAAACATGATAGCTTGTGACATGCTTATGTAACCATATGTTTTGAAAGCTACATTCGCAAGCGGCTTCCCAGGGTACATATAACCAATAATCAGCTCAGTAATCACATTTAGTCCTGGTTGCTGTAAGAAAGTTTCACCAGATACAACAGTTTAATTTATTACGGATACATACATAAGGGTACTCATATAATTATGGTTAAAGATATCAATCGGTCACCTGGTTTGTTGTAGCGGTGATAACACCTATAGGCAGTGTGAAGAGCAGAGCCAAACCGATTCCTAAAAGGACTCCCCAGTAAGGGAGCTGTAACTGTCTGCCAAACCCCTCACATGTTAGCAAAGCAAGTCCTATTATCAATATCAGAAGCGAATAGAACCACCATTGTGGGACCGGATCATAGTTTTTTTTCATAATCCTAGTATGTACATCTACAAACTTGTCTCCAAATGATGCTCTTGTTTGCTCCCAAATGGTTCTGTACAGTAGACGACAAATACAAACATATACATCATATGCTTCTATGAAATGAACCCATGGTTATTTTTAAAAGTATACCTGCCATGGAAGAGTGCCACATGAGAGAGTGTTGCGGCCAATGTGGCGAAACTTAGACCATAGGCCAATGAAAAAAATATGCTAAGATTGATTTTGCTATAATCATTATAGCCTTGTTTGTCGAATGAGAAGGTTGCAGAGTCTAAGACTCTTGAAACGTTGTACCGTCCTCCAAATTCATCAAACACGTGAGAAGAGTAAATTGGGAAACGCTTGGCTTCATACCAATTATTCCAATAAGCAATGGGGATAACTATGTAGACGACGATTATATAACCAGCCAAAATGTTCATAATGGCGAATCCAGGGGTGGCCAAAGGACTTCCAAGAAAAGCCGAAACAGTCGCCCAATCAAGCCCAATTGCTCCAACTCCAAGGCCGCGGAGACCCGAACCTATTTGCTGAGCTGTCACCGAGTCCTTCCATATCCAACAAACAAAGGAGATGGCTGTTATGGATTGAAAGAGATAATTGGGAATGATGTAGTATGAGAAGCTTGATATGAGAACTATGAGGAAAAATTGTAGCCTTGAGAGGCCTCTTTTTGGCCTCTTCTCTTCCTCATGCAATGCCCTGGAAACCATTAAAAGATGTATAACAACTTTACAGCAAAACATGGTAGCAAAATACACCCACAGTGATACCATAGTTAGCAAACTCTTACTTGGACTAGCTAGAATGCTAGATAGGGGGAAACACGTAGAAAAAAACGCAAATTTAAAAAGAGTGTAACTTAGGCTCTAGGTGGAATCATGGGCCCATAACCAACGGATGGAAAGGTCTCGACGAGCAGGACCATGTGGCAAATGGCATAGGCGGTTTGGTCCGGCCGCTGGACCCAAATTCCATCGATTAGGGATCCGATTTCATCACTCAAGACTCTCCCTTAATTTTAGATAAATTCAgttctttcctttttttttttttcctaaaaatgTGCAAGTCCCGGATTGCCTTAAGTGACGCGTTTATATATGGTCTTAATTTCCAATTGTAACTTCGAAATTTTGGTGATACCTCTTAAATTTAAATATCTGTTTCCCTCATGTAATGCTTTTTAGTATTGAATAATATATCACTTTTTCTTTGAGAATTCTATCTATGTTATTTTCTTGCATGTGAGAAAGGGAGAGGGGAACCTGaaaagggaaacttgaaccaggtTGGCAGGCCACCACATATATGGTGAATCAACTAAAAACTTTCTGAAAAGGCCAGCCCATCCATATCCAAGCATCTACACAATaccatcattatcatcatcatataatatatatatttatatatatatatataattaaccAAGA
This is a stretch of genomic DNA from Helianthus annuus cultivar XRQ/B chromosome 16, HanXRQr2.0-SUNRISE, whole genome shotgun sequence. It encodes these proteins:
- the LOC110915468 gene encoding oligopeptide transporter 5 isoform X2: MENQTIEELNDSPIEQVRLTVPITDDPTLPCLTFRTWFLGIISCSVLAFLNQFFGYRQNPLYISSVSAQIVVLPLGRLMAATLPTEPIRVPLTRWTFSLNPGPFNLKEHVLITIFANSGSNSVYAVSIITIVKAFYHRKLNPIAAMLLAQTTQMLGYGWAGLFRKFLVDSPYMWWPANLVQVSLFRALHEEEKRPKRGLSRLQFFLIVLISSFSYYIIPNYLFQSITAISFVCWIWKDSVTAQQIGSGLRGLGVGAIGLDWATVSAFLGSPLATPGFAIMNILAGYIIVVYIVIPIAYWNNWYEAKRFPIYSSHVFDEFGGRYNVSRVLDSATFSFDKQGYNDYSKINLSIFFSLAYGLSFATLAATLSHVALFHGRTIWEQTRASFGDKFVDVHTRIMKKNYDPVPQWWFYSLLILIIGLALLTCEGFGRQLQLPYWGVLLGIGLALLFTLPIGVITATTNQQPGLNVITELIIGYMYPGKPLANVAFKTYGYISMSQAIMFLQDFKLGHYMKIPPKSMFIVQLVGTIVASSVYFATSWWLLTTVKYICDPSKLPEGSPWTCPGDDVFYNASIIWGVVGPQRMFGNLGLYSKMNYFFLMGILAPLPVWFLSRRFPERKWIRLINMPILISGPGGMPPTRAVNYNMWFAVGIFFNFVVYRKFKGWWARHNYILSAGLDAGVAFMAILCYFFLQIKDINGPQWWGLDADDHCPLAGCPTAPGVKVDGCPVVN
- the LOC110915468 gene encoding oligopeptide transporter 5 isoform X1 codes for the protein MENQTIAEELNDSPIEQVRLTVPITDDPTLPCLTFRTWFLGIISCSVLAFLNQFFGYRQNPLYISSVSAQIVVLPLGRLMAATLPTEPIRVPLTRWTFSLNPGPFNLKEHVLITIFANSGSNSVYAVSIITIVKAFYHRKLNPIAAMLLAQTTQMLGYGWAGLFRKFLVDSPYMWWPANLVQVSLFRALHEEEKRPKRGLSRLQFFLIVLISSFSYYIIPNYLFQSITAISFVCWIWKDSVTAQQIGSGLRGLGVGAIGLDWATVSAFLGSPLATPGFAIMNILAGYIIVVYIVIPIAYWNNWYEAKRFPIYSSHVFDEFGGRYNVSRVLDSATFSFDKQGYNDYSKINLSIFFSLAYGLSFATLAATLSHVALFHGRTIWEQTRASFGDKFVDVHTRIMKKNYDPVPQWWFYSLLILIIGLALLTCEGFGRQLQLPYWGVLLGIGLALLFTLPIGVITATTNQQPGLNVITELIIGYMYPGKPLANVAFKTYGYISMSQAIMFLQDFKLGHYMKIPPKSMFIVQLVGTIVASSVYFATSWWLLTTVKYICDPSKLPEGSPWTCPGDDVFYNASIIWGVVGPQRMFGNLGLYSKMNYFFLMGILAPLPVWFLSRRFPERKWIRLINMPILISGPGGMPPTRAVNYNMWFAVGIFFNFVVYRKFKGWWARHNYILSAGLDAGVAFMAILCYFFLQIKDINGPQWWGLDADDHCPLAGCPTAPGVKVDGCPVVN